The Triticum aestivum cultivar Chinese Spring chromosome 3A, IWGSC CS RefSeq v2.1, whole genome shotgun sequence genome includes a region encoding these proteins:
- the LOC123062596 gene encoding rop guanine nucleotide exchange factor 7 has translation MGSGEEERGGVSEAAFTDSADGSSSSSDAASTDDWPALALAAPKKAPPCSGAPDAEMAGKLKRRGGPETEMMKERFAKLLLGEDMSGSGKGVCTALAIANAITNLCATIFGQLWRLEPLPPEKAAMWRREMDWLLCISDHIVELVPTWQSFPDGTRLEIMTSRPRSDLYINLPALRKLDHMLLEILDSFRDTEFWYVDQGICAADCDGSASFRAAFHRRDDKWWLPVPRVPPGGLRDKTRKQLQHKRDCANQILKAAMAINSNALAEMDVPESYLDSLPKNGRATLGDVIYRYITSDHFSPECLLDSLDLSTEYQALEIASRVEASVHVWRRRVPAKPANGLGRTASASARSWSMVRDMLMDSEKRELLAERAEGLLICLKQRFPALTQTSLDMSKIQYNKDVGKSILESYSRVLESLASNIVARIDDLLNIDELNRHVEQLSSGEADLKMACGRAVVPPYQQVPAPGTPFVTSYATPSFSPGRLSSPRTSVGAGRRSQGNRAAAAAAKKALTDHLGPSEVRGMIIVNRSTMVDVSTTTDL, from the exons ATGGGgagcggggaggaggagaggggcggcgtgAGCGAGGCCGCCTTCACGGACTCGGCCGACGGGAGCAGCTCCAGCTCCGACGCCGCCTCCACCGACGACTGGCCCGCCCTCGCGCTCGCAGCGCCCAAGAAAGCGCCGCCTTGCAGCGGCGCCCCCGACGCCGAGATGGCCGGCAAGCTGAAGCGCCGAGGTGGCCCAG AGACGGAGATGATGAAGGAGCGGTTCGCGAAGCTGCTCCTCGGCGAGGACATGTCCGGGAGCGGCAAGGGCGTCTGCACGGCGCTCGCCATCGCCAACGCCATCACCAACCTCTGCG CCACCATCTTCGGGCAGCTGTGGAGGCTGGAGCCGCTGCCGCCGGAGAAGGCGGCCATGTGGCGGCGAGAGATGGACTGGCTGCTCTGCATCAGCGACCACATCGTCGAGCTCGTCCCCACCTGGCAGTCCTTCCCCGACGGAACCAGGCTCGAG ATCATGACAAGCAGGCCACGGTCAGATCTGTACATCAATCTGCCAGCACTTCGGAAGCTAGACCATATGCTCCTT GAAATCCTGGACAGCTTCAGGGACACAGAGTTTTGGTACGTCGACCAAGGGATATGCGCGGCGGACTGCGATGGCTCCGCCTCGTTCCGGGCGGCCTTCCACCGCCGCGACGACAAATGGTGGCTGCCGGTGCCCCGGGTGCCACCCGGGGGCCTCCGCGACAAGACGAGGAAGCAGTTGCAGCACAAGCGCGACTGCGCGAACCAGATCCTCAAGGCTGCCATGGCCATCAACAGCAACGCCTTGGCAGAGATGGATGTCCCCGAATCATACCTCGACTCTCTGCCAAAG AACGGGAGGGCGACCTTGGGCGACGTGATATACCGCTACATAACGTCGGATCACTTCTCCCCCGAGTGCCTTCTCGACAGCCTAGACCTGTCGACGGAGTACCAGGCCCTGGAGATTGCCAGCCGTGTCGAGGCGTCGGTCCACGTGTGGCGCCGCAGGGTGCCCGCGAAACCGGCGAACGGCTTAGGCCGCACCGCCAGCGCCAGCGCAAGGTCATGGAGCATGGTGAGGGACATGTTAATGGATTCGGAGAAGAGGGAGCTGCTCGCGGAGCGGGCTGAGGGCCTCTTGATATGCCTGAAGCAGAGGTTCCCTGCCCTGACGCAGACAAGCCTCGACATGAGCAAAATTCAGTACAACAAG GATGTGGGCAAGTCGATCCTGGAGAGCTACTCGAGGGTTCTGGAGAGCCTGGCGTCGAACATCGTGGCGCGCATCGACGACCTTCTCAACATCGACGAGCTGAACAGGCACGTGGAGCAGCTGTCGTCGGGTGAAGCTGACCTGAAGATGGCCTGCGGCAGGGCCGTGGTGCCACCCTACCAGCAGGTGCCTGCCCCGGGCACGCCGTTTGTGACGTCCTACGCCACGCCTAGCTTCTCCCCGGGGCGGCTGTCGAGCCCGAGGACCTCGGTCGGTGCCGGCAGACGGTCTCAGGGCAacagggccgccgccgccgccgcgaagaaGGCCTTGACGGACCATCTCGGCCCGTCGGAGGTCAGGGGGATGATCATCGTGAACCGGAGCACGATGGTCGATGTCTCGACGACCACGGATCTGTGA
- the LOC123058792 gene encoding uncharacterized protein: MHDWAPAIIATALFALLCPGGILQLPGRQRTVDFMNLRTSCLSILVHAVIYAVLLMLFVVILQAHLYV; this comes from the coding sequence ATGCACGACTGGGCGCCGGCGATCATAGCGACGGCGCTGTTCGCCCTGCTGTGCCCGGGAGGGATCCTGCAGCTGCCCGGCCGGCAGCGGACGGTCGACTTCATGAACCTCAGGACCAGCTGCCTGTCCATCCTCGTCCACGCCGTCATCTACGCCGTGCTGCTCATGCTCTTCGTCGTCATCTTGCAGGCTCATCTCTACGTCTGA